Genomic DNA from Hordeum vulgare subsp. vulgare chromosome 2H, MorexV3_pseudomolecules_assembly, whole genome shotgun sequence:
CTCTGCAGGTGAAGACCATGGACGTGGTGtccttgctgttgctgctgctgcagctGCATTGACGCTTTCCCCTTGGGATCCACCTGCATTTCTTTCACCACCTCTCCCTGCCCCATGGTTTCGTCCTGATCTTTGGACAGGTCTCCGCTCCCCAGCTGCACCTGAATGTCCATCCCGTCTCCGGTGCCGGTGCTCTTGCTGCTGCTTCCGGCTGCTTCTGTTCACAATACTTTGTTAGTTTTTGGAGGTGTTAATTACTTGGTAAGTTAAAGGAAAAACCTAGGTTAATATTGATGAATATGTGTCAAGAGAATGCATGATTAGGTAGAGAAACATGGACGGATGCATTTCACGTACTGCCTTTGGTACTTGCTGCTGCTTTGCTGGCCTGTGTCCTCCTTTTATCAGCGGCATCGGCGTCGGACGGCTTTGACTTCCTTCGACGGCGGTTGTGGTCTGCGAGGCGCTTCCTGCAGCTCTTCTTCGCGTCGTCGAACTCATCAAGCAGATGGAATCTGAACGAAAAATGAAAACAGGTTAGAACAAATTAACACATAACTATATAAAGACAGCATACACATGAAATACTAATGTGTGACTCACAATACACATAAAAGTATGGACATATGTGTATGGTGTATCATCAATCTATCCATAGCATAGCATGCATGCATGAGCTGGCTGCAAATCCTAATCCTAGGTAAGACACAAATTAGTGCATGATCAGAGATCAATTCTGGACCGAAAGAACATTCCGGCTGGGGGACCAATGCAGTAGCTAGGCAATGATGATCCTGAACATGAGAAGCATATATCCCAAACTGTTGCCATCGATCCCACGCAGACAGCTTGGAGCTTTGCAGCCGACTCATATGGAGTGTCTCCATATGGTGTGTCACACTGCAAGTGATCCCACTGTTTCCCTTTGAATGCATTGCTACTCTTCACACGTGCATACTAACAGAGATCTCACTGAAAGAGCAGGTAAAAGAGATGGTCTGAGAGAAATGCCTTTACGCTGTCTGTCCAACACATGCATTGTTACTACCacagccacacacacacacacacacacacacacacacacacagtcacacacacacacacgcagtttttttttttttttgaactgagagagggagagagagttgcTTGCAACTGCAACCTGCCTGTTCTGGTACATACGTACGTTCGTACGTGGGGTGTACAAACTTGCAATACTTAGGGAGAAAGTAGCCGTGCTTCTCTGACTTTGGGAGGCCAATGCATGTACATACAGCCCACACTGTTTGAAGTAACCACTCAAACATGCATGCGAAGGAGAAGTGAAGCAAAATAAAGTCTGTATAGAAGTGTTCCCCTACACTACATGTGAGGAAGGAGCAACAACTAAGAAGCAAAGCAGCAAGCAAAGGGGGAGAGAAAGAAGGGGCAACTCAAGGACAACATGTCTGCATATGTAAGTGTTCCCTACATGTGATGTGATACATGGATGACTCTTGTCAAGTAAAGGCAGATCGAAATATGTAGAAAGGAAGAGATGCCATGAATCTTAATCATTTGGATGGTTGAATCACTGAGCACCACATAAATTATCTTTCAGTTCCTTTAAAAAATAAACTGTGATTGCGTGTGATTAATATATAGATAAACTTCCGGCGATTTTGCTAATTCTAAATATCTCATTTTAACCAGTAATTCTGCCTAATTTGCACAATGATAAATCCAAAACTGCAGCACGCAAATTTTACATGTACACTGCAAAATAAAACGACAATTCTTGCTTGCCAACATGTGGATTGTCGAGCCAAGTCTTACGACGCGACTCGGCTCCACCTAGCTGTGTGATCTCAGCTGTACTGGTGTGATCAACCAAGCAGCCTGAGGGAACACTCAATATGACGTCTGGCCACTACTGGAAAATTGGTCGTTGCCAAGTTCTTCGTTCCACTGGATCACGGCAGTGTATAGTATCGTTACATGACGAAATTAAAAGGGCTAAATTTGTTCATTGCAAAATTTCCATGTACCAGTAATCGAGGGGTTTGCTGTGGGTCGCGGTATTGTACAGTACACCAGTTGTTTTGCTTGCTTAAAAGCTATAGTGCTTCCTTTGGAATTTATTGGAGGAGAACAGTGAAAGAACAGGGTATGATGTGGAATTTTCACTCATATTTGTTTTGTTTTCACCCATATTTGTTTTGTTTCGATCTAGCAGTTAAGGGTCGGACAGGTACTGTATGAACATCCTTGGAAGAGGAATCTAAATAGGTGCAATGTAGATTGGATACTTCTAAGATCCAGCTAGAGAAAGGAGGGTAACAGAAAATGTGGCAAAGAAATATAGCATCATGTTCAAGGCCATAATTTCATCTTTGTTTAATTTTCCAACTAGAAGCAATTACTCGAGGTACTCACCATCCAGGAGCTCAAACTAACAAGATCTCAAAACTTTTCTACTCGTTCCATCGAACTAATTAAATGGGTATTTTGGAGGCTACTTTTGCGATCGAACGACGAGGTGGATAGTTTGAAGTTCCAAACCATTCAATCAAACTGAGTGCAACTTGCAGGCCACTTAAATGCAAGTCATGATTCAAGAAAGGGAGAACATTTTCCAACCCAACACGGCTCTACAAGATCTACCCATCTCTCTTTAGATTAGCAAATCGATCGATCAGACACGCAATTCATCAACGAATTCCGGCGAATTGATATATATAGCATCAAGTGTGGCTACTAACCTGCTGCACTGCTGGCAGAACCTCTGGTGGAGGCCGCCGGCGGTGACGACGACGGGCGCCTTGGAGTGGTGCTCGCAGACCTTGTGGCGGCGGTGGTAGCGCTTGGCACCCGAGAGGTCGGCCTTACAGCCCTCGGCCTGGCACCGGGGCGGGTGATGGCCGTAGGTGTAGCCGCCTCTGGGCGGGAAGTAGGTCCGGTAACCGAGGTTGAGCCCCAGCTGCGTGGCCGCGAAGCTCGCCATGTTCTCCTCCGCCGAGCTGACCAAGGTGGGGAAGTAGTACTCGGGCGCGCCCGTCCCCGGCTGCTGGTGGTAGTAAGActggaagccgccgccgccgccgccgcccccgccgaATTGGCCGTAGGGGCTGCCGTTGCCTCCtgccgcggcggcggcgaggtagTGGTGCGAGGTGGGGTGGTGGTAGAACTGGAGGATGTCGTGGGGGCTGTGGGCAGCGATGGTGGCGTGGCTGGACGGGGGGAGGAGCGCCAGGGAGCTGGGCTCGAGGCTGTACCCaccgaggtggtggtggtggtggtggtcgtgctcCCTGTGGATGCCGCCGCCCCCTTCCTGGTGGTCCATGATCGGGAAAAGCGAGGGCGGCGGCGGGTTGGGAGCCCCATAGCCGAACTCGTCGCAGGAGTTCCCAGCTGCGGCTGGCAGGTTCATCATCCTCGCTCAGCCGCTTAATTTATCGGCTAgctagagagaggagaggagagcagAGCAGAGAAAACACGGCCGGAAAAGGGGTTAGGAATGGAAGCGAGGACGCGGTGCAAGTACAGTGTCCCGGCCGGCCTTGCTCGGCCACTCACTGGCTTGAGACGACCGAGCTCCGGGGACAAGCGTGCGCCATGGGGGGGCGTGTGGGCGTGATATGCCGGCCGGCCgcgtggtggaggtggaggtggaggtcgaCGGATCGATGGCGCGCGGCTAGCAGCAGCTTGTTTCTGATGGGTGTTTGGAGTGGAGAGGGTGCGTACTTTTCGTCTAGGGTTCCATGGACGACGAAGGAAGGAACGAGTGGTGAGGAGCGATGGTGGAGTGCGTTTCCGGTTATATGGACCGATGAGCCCCGCTggccaggagagagggagagggggagggggagggggatcaAGCTGTATCTGTCCATCAACAAGGAAAACTAGCAAAGGCTATGACGCGTAGCTAGCTATAGCTAGGGGGGCTGTGCTAGGGATGGGAGCGACCTTAATTGGAGTTTGGTGAGGGGGCCGGTGATAGCTGCTGCTGGCGTTATGTCTCCGGCCACCGTTTTTCCACTGCCCGCCTCCGTATCCATTACCATTAGGATTTAGGCAgtggcaccaccaccccgccGGTAGGGTTAACGTTATAGCTAGCAACCCAGCTGTGTGCAGTGTTATATATGCATGCCATTGCCACGTACCTTGCCATGCTTCAACCCAAGGTACCACACTGTTGCATGTGTGCCTTGGAGAAGATGGATCGGGGAGGTACGTACGTACGTAGCAACGACGCATGGCATGTATAATGTGCATGTGATGGCCAGAGGGGAAGGTGGCGCGTAGGTACGTAGTACATgcatccatgcatgcatgcatggcccgGCCGAGGGCTTACGTACGGTGCGTGACACCGGGCCTGCGCGCTGCCCGGCCCGGGGGCGTACTGTTCACGCATATATTCATGAGATGTGATCTAGTAATGGCCAGGGAAAGTACGACGTGCGTACGTGCAGGAGGAGGGCCTCCTCCGTTGCTACCCGTCTACAGGGCCAGCAGGAGATGTGTGCATGCATGCCCTCGGGCTCGATCGTCACCATCAGCCTTGCTTTCTACGGCTGCCTATATATTGTACGTACGCCATTATTCCATGACCTGCGCTAGCTAACTAGCTTGCGTAATGAGGTGGATACTATTGTGCGTACGTACGTACGCCCTGTACCGATCATATTATACGTGTGGCAAGCAAGTCGTTCGACAGATATATGGCCAAGTACGTACGTTCACCCAGGTGTAATGTAATGTAAATATATTGACTAGTCTGCGGATCCAAGAAGAGCTCCTCAAATTCTACAATTTGTCATATACGGTTATATGCCCCCATTTGTGGGGTCTAGATTTCGACAATTTTTCAAATTGGATTTCAGAAATGCGATTGTTTGGCCACAAGAATTGGAATCATAAATTTTAAATCCAGTTCCAGTTAGCTAGAATATTAGTAAACCAATTATTCATTATCAACAAATGATGAAatgtactctctccgttcctaaatataagtcttttaagcgatttcattggatgtctacatacggagcaaaatgattgaatgtacactctaaattatgtctatatacatccgtacatACTGGATGTCTACATacttatgtagtccactagtgaaatctctacaaagacttatatttaggaacggagggagtaattcttAACAAAAAATATTCGAATCCAGGGGAGTAGATATTGTCTTTATTTGGGTGATGAAATTTGCACATTAGTGTCCTTCATAAgtgttttctttcttttccatTCCCAGACATGTTATTCAGTgccccctttccttttcaagacaGTCTGTTCTTTGTTTTCTGCAACATGCTTTATagtatgtatatgtgtgtgttttagtTGTATCTCCTCACCGTAAAGATTTCTTCTACATCCAATCTTCCCAATCCTTGTCCCTCGTCCCTCTTCCCTCCCACCTCCACCTACCGGTTTTCCTCGCTAGTGCCTGCCATGAAAGGACCTGGATCTAGTAGCTTTGTTGGGTATGTAGATGGAGGCTTCCTTTTGGGGCacaacaagggtatgtagatggatCGAGGTTTGGTGGGTCCGGTGGTAGAGGTTAGAGCAAACAATGCTCTTAATAATGTGTGTAGCTCCCTTGACTAGATGTAAAAAATGCATTTTGAATACCATgttaaaaattctaaaaaaaatcgTATTGTTAATTCTCACATGCAAGGTTTGCCATATCTGTTACTCCGTTAGTTTTATTAACTCAGCATATTAGGTTTGTCTTAAGTAAAATTTTGTAAACTCTGACCATGTTCCTAGTTTATTTTATTAAGGTCTAGAATATAAAATTAATACTAATAGATTCACTGAGAAAATATTTCCATATCATATATACTTGCTGTTGATATTATTCATGTTGTTTTGTATAAACTTAGTCAAGCTTTGTAGAATTTGCCATAGGACAAGGCTAGTTAATATGCGAAGTAGATAAAAAAAATGTGCATCTAGGTGGACCATCATTTAGTGGTACAAGAGTAACCCTTATGGCATCTCCAAGGCCGACCCTCAAACCTCATGCATACGTCTGGATCGTGCGGTCTGAACCGCAGAAGCCATCCAACACGGGCCCATATTAGTTCGTCAAGCGGTCTGAACTTGCTTTTTCCCGCAAACCAAAGACAAATGTAGGGGGAGGGGGGTTGCGGTCGACGGACACTATTGCGCTCGCTTCTGACAGCCCTGGCCCACCAAAAACCCCGTCCTCGCCTTTGCGTACTTCCCGCTTGAAACGATCAACGCCGCTCAAGACCGCCAATGGACACATTCATACCCTGCGAGAGTGGACATGTCAGAGCAGGCCTCGCTGCTCGAATCCTACCGCTCCGCCATCGTTCCGCCTCGACCATTGACAGTATCGCTGGTGTGAGGCGAAATTGAAGGCCACGTACAAGGATTTGACAAGGCGGCGGACAAGGTGTGTGGCAAGAACATCGATGAGGCGAACATCATCGGCACCGCCCAGCCCACTCCCCGCCACCATGACCACGATTCCAGCATGTTCGTGGGCGCCACCGACAGCATAAAACAGTAGTGCATGGTAGGTCGTCATTGCTCAGGTCCCAAGAAGGCCATCGTTCTTTTCCTCCACTTAACGCCAAGCTTAGTAGGCTGATAATTGGTGGCTGATTAACGGCAGCGGGGTTTGCTCGGATTGAGCTGGAGGAGGCAAAGGCAGTTGCCGGAGCTTCAGTTCTTGCGGCTGATGGCAGTCTTGGGGGAGTGGACGTCGGCGTACATTTAGATTAGGAATTATATCTGCGGAGCCGGATGAGTTCCCATTTTAGTTGAAGTATGTCCGTAATGTAATTAATTTGGTCATGTTCATATGAGATCCGTTGTGTTTGCATGAATCTCTTCTGATTTATTTTCAAACCCATCATATTTGCATGAATTTCGTCTAGTTAGTTTAATTTATCGTTGAAATGTATGCTAACAACGATCTTATTCGTGGACACAATCTTGCAAAAGGGGACATTTGCAAGAGAGAACTAGTGACCGGCGTCGGAGATGCCCTTACCAACGAGGTGTTTATGATAACTTCGTCGACCTTGAGGCTCCCAAATCCATTCTTCAATGGATGTCGTGTGAGTAGTACATGCGCGTAGTGTTGTGAACCTCATATACTATGATATACGTGGTGTCCAAAAAACGTCAATCACTTAATTAGGTTTCACAGGGAAAGCAATACTTTTTTTTGAGGCAAAGGGAAAGCAAGACTTAATTAGCCATGCGAGATTTTTGGAAGTTCAACAAAAAGAAGCTATGCCCGATTTTTTTGAGCGAAGGCGGATATGCGAGCTGCCATGATGTTACGACTGGGCTCAGTTTAAGCCCAAACTAAAATTGTTTTGCTAGAACTCATCCAGCGGAGTGTTAGTTATGTCTTATTGATTTTTAGCCATTGAATTAATACTATAAGATGCTTGTGTGCTGACATATGTTGtagtattactttgtatcttttttttgtttttcagatgaATAAGACCAAATTATATCTCATCTAGATGAGTTCTAAACACTTTTAAACTAAAATGAGAGTATAAGCCTAATCATGCCCAGTGTATGAATTGGATTCCAAGTTAATTATGATTTTTCTGCTATAATCATGAGTTTAATGAAAGGCCGCTGATAGGCGCCGGCACGCCGGCCCCAAAGATTGGGCCGGTCGCGCCCTCTGATTCAGCCCCACGCAGCCATCCGATTgggtcagcattttcttcttcctctcccactCGTCTTCCCCCTGATTAGCCACATCGTCATTGTCCGACACAATTTTCTATAGCCACCCCATTATGACCCCCACCCCGCCTCCTGCTTGCAGCTCCGCGTGTCGGCTTGGCGCTTGCCGCATCAGTAGCCGTTGATCTATGTTTTTGACCTTTGTCATCGTCTTCCTCACGACATGATGCGTCTCTTCGCCTCGCGTGACCAGCTCCCGCTGGTTAGCCGCACCTTCTTCCCCCAAGGTCTGCCTCCATCTCTCCCGCGCACATCCGGCTCGCCCCCGTCACAACCCCCACCACCATCTCATGGTGGTCAACGCCATGTCTGAAGCACCGTTGTAGCAAACGCATGGATGTAGCAAAATCTTCGCTGGTGGTAGCAAAACGAAGCGCAGTTGCAGTAAAATCGCCGTCGCGACTGTCGCTGGTTGCAGGCTTGCAGCTAATCCATGAACAAATGAAGCAAAATCCAGCAGTGGTTATAGAAAAAACTTCACCACCGTCGTCGCACGTCACACCTAAGTCATGAAGTATGTAGCAAACAACGATGCTAGTAGTAGCACAAACATCAACAGTTGTTGCTGCCGACCCATGTTGCAGCTAACACTTATACTCTTTGTTCCACTAACAAAGCGCTTGttgatcatcgtcatcgttgcATGTCGCAGCTAAGCCGTGAAGCATGTAGCAAATAATGACGTCGGTGGTAGCAAAAATAACAATGGTTGCAACAAATGTCATCCCACTGAACCGGATCACAACTAATATGTACATGATTGTAGGAAAAAAGGTCACTGGTGGTAGCTTCGTCATAGCCGGTTGTAGCACCCATAGTCTTGGTTCCAACAAAAAGTCGTGAGTGATAGCTCCACCATAGCCGCCGTTGTACATTCTCCACCATTGCTGGTAGCAGCACCACAACATTGCATGACATGGTTTTTAGCACTGAAGGTCGCTTTTTCCCTTGTCGTCAATGGAGACATCCAGCTTCCcaatgaaagtgcagtcatgcccttaatcgtgttttggtgttgctgacaacacacatatagataattaatcactaaccctttttaagctattgtgaatgaccatgtgttgataaggacaagctcatgtgctaacaaggacaaggtcaagataagtattcctgagcactacatgcttgatccttgtggatgttcacatggtggacaaatgaagataaatatataagctaggctttccacattgtgtatgggagagctacttgaagacttcatcatgtcttgctttcaacattgagccaagaaggaacaacaacatcaagctcaagtgaaagggctaactcaaggtatcagttactttgatgttagcggtgTGGAGTGAtggtcagcgaataaaagtatacactcaagtatggatcatcggtaccccttttacaattcttgagtctttgggGATCCCGCActgttaagaggggatcacaggtttttgtgatgaacttgctcaaactagatatccactattctgctcaataccacatattctctactctgctcctatctcaaaacaggtctaatgcctcggacttccagctcccttcggacgtccgagggccggtcaagggtcggacgaccgacaggcttcggaaatccggagccctgcaccagaagaacgtgagccctataactcggatttccggctccctccggacatccgagggccggtcgaccgaccagcttcggaaatccggagccctgcaccagaagaacgtgagccctataactcggatttccggctccctccggacgtccgagggccggacgtccgtcccctttcggaaatccggaaccttgcaccagaagaagttgagtcgaataactcggatttccggccttctccggacgtccggtccgtgttcaactcacagtgtttccagacatatctacagctctcggacgaccgactcctgtcggacgtccgaccccttgtggacgcccggacttccgtaaactgccggacgtcctaaccctgtgtgacttaaagtgtccccaacagctgttttactctccccactataaatataccccctcccacttcgtgagagtgtgtccaacacagccatatcctcacaagaacacatttctacctcacacacatttgctcacaccaaatcttagatcccaagagcatttgtgagcccctttgagagttgttccaatcaaaagatagattgtctccctctccttctctcaacccaatctatttgagatttgagcaagttttgagcattccccgtgatcttgttactcttggaggttggagactcctaggcggtagcagttcttcggagaggaatcaattcgtgtgattaccccccggaaaagtttgtgagggtttggaagccacctcaaaggcttaccactagtggttgagaaatgccttcgtggtgctatctcaaagggagaatagggtgagccttcgtggcgttggtgtgccttcgtggtaacatccacctctctaacggtgactagcttcccttcaaggaagtgaacatcgggatacatcttcgtctcagtgaccttggttatccttaaccctaactccttacttgtggtttacttgtgttacttgagcatacatacattgcatattggttgtgctcactatattgtgttggctatttcttgtacaagattaatcactcaagcataccctctatatccacacgttcacacttgcagcttttgatatatcgtgtgatatagtgtgatctagtatcttgtgtcgttcacctacttgtcgtgtgatatacctcaagtaagtttgtgtaacttacttgtgctcgttagtaactgtattgtgtccatcttggtagatagtgttgttgatacacgttgcagtgcctagtgcatttaggatttgtgcttgacaagtaccctcttagtttatttccgcattaggttcaaaccaaatccaaagaagtttttaaatagcctattcacccccctctaggcatcatcgaggtcttttcaattggtatcagagcaaggtctctctttaattaggtttcacgacctagagagtatcgatgtcgactattggattagtgcacaatgacacctttgactttgatggcacaaattatactctatggagaattcgtatgcttcatcactttcgggccatgggcccaaatactttacgaattgttcttgtagggattgccgacaaaaggaatgatgcatcttcatctactaatgaaatgtatcttgattatgaggcttttcttgccattcatcgaaccataagtcctgaagtgtttaagtctatctcgacttgcaagtcagctcatgaagtttggactaaacttgaagatatatatggtgggtccaatc
This window encodes:
- the LOC123430987 gene encoding squamosa promoter-binding-like protein 8 isoform X1 — protein: MMNLPAAAGNSCDEFGYGAPNPPPPSLFPIMDHQEGGGGIHREHDHHHHHHLGGYSLEPSSLALLPPSSHATIAAHSPHDILQFYHHPTSHHYLAAAAAGGNGSPYGQFGGGGGGGGGFQSYYHQQPGTGAPEYYFPTLVSSAEENMASFAATQLGLNLGYRTYFPPRGGYTYGHHPPRCQAEGCKADLSGAKRYHRRHKVCEHHSKAPVVVTAGGLHQRFCQQCSRFHLLDEFDDAKKSCRKRLADHNRRRRKSKPSDADAADKRRTQASKAAASTKGKAAGSSSKSTGTGDGMDIQVQLGSGDLSKDQDETMGQGEVVKEMQVDPKGKASMQLQQQQQQGHHVHGLHLQSQHGFPFPSTSAGSCFPQSQAVSSTDNTSNIGQVQQEQLGLGFHQHSNILQLGQAMFDLDFDH
- the LOC123430987 gene encoding squamosa promoter-binding-like protein 8 isoform X2; translated protein: MMNLPAAAGNSCDEFGYGAPNPPPPSLFPIMDHQEGGGGIHREHDHHHHHHLGGYSLEPSSLALLPPSSHATIAAHSPHDILQFYHHPTSHHYLAAAAAGGNGSPYGQFGGGGGGGGGFQSYYHQQPGTGAPEYYFPTLVSSAEENMASFAATQLGLNLGYRTYFPPRGGYTYGHHPPRCQAEGCKADLSGAKRYHRRHKVCEHHSKAPVVVTAGGLHQRFCQQCSRFHLLDEFDDAKKSCRKRLADHNRRRRKSKPSDADAADKRRTQASKAAASTKGTAGSSSKSTGTGDGMDIQVQLGSGDLSKDQDETMGQGEVVKEMQVDPKGKASMQLQQQQQQGHHVHGLHLQSQHGFPFPSTSAGSCFPQSQAVSSTDNTSNIGQVQQEQLGLGFHQHSNILQLGQAMFDLDFDH